ttaaaaataagaacaaaattagaagaatttatttctttgtatgataaaatatatatttactttaaaaagaaaactaCTTGCATGTTTGgttctttatattaaaattgtcatctatatatatatatatttttatatatatttacagttaaaatgaaataaatgtaGTACACATATgccatatatatgtgtacatattctttttttctttatattctatataactttccttattttgtttatcttactctattcataaatatattttaaaaaaaaaaattttaaatggTGTAAcagaattaaataatattattaaatatgagataaaaatagaataggacataataattataacttttataagttatataaatatatatatatattttttttttcttttatatacttataaataaatgaattcaGAAATAGtgttataaacataaaattttattttttctgacctacaaatatataattttttatatttcatcagataaaaatatatatatatatatatatatatatatatatatatatatatatgaatgtaCGTTATGTgcatgtttttatttttttatgtattatttcaaaataaataaatatatatacaatgttacatagtaataatagtagtctttataaaaaaagggATATGGTTAAAAATgtcttttctcttttttccTTTACAAGTAATGTAGACGATAAAGCTATTAAATTATGGCCCTTAAAATTTAGTGAGAAGGAAGAAgaatctttatatattataaaaatttgtcataatatttacaaaaaaagatTTTTTCTCCTCATATCACATCTGATCTctcttatatttatgtattccATATGTTTGATAGTAGCAAAAATTAATggtataaagaaaaatatatatatataatacgtattatatatatatatatatatatatatatatatatatatatatatatgtatatatattttcttcttagAGCTATTTTCCAAGTTAAAATTGacgtttatatttttacacatttttgttgtaattaatatattatttattttaatgcTGCACTATACACATTATGTAGAAAAACTCCGAATGTGGAGAGGGAAATTATTTGTATTGCATAGTATATGTGTAAGACTTTTTACACagaagaaacaaaaaataaatattatgatatgtataatatatatatatatatatacatattatttatttatttatttatttatagataTTTCTTTTGTGGTGTTCATGGTTATTTATCCTATTTAATGACGTGAAAGATTATTTACCTATTGTTGtgaatgtaaataaatttttatatgcaaCTTATActcataataaaattaatatcatcttttgtttttttgcATACGTaccaattttttatttaattacaATAATACCATGcaggtaaaatatatacatatgtgaaatattataatactaaagcaattttttttttttttttttttttgatataacttttataatatattttaataattttcagAATATGCTATTCTTTTACTTTTGATCTTTTGTTCTTCATATTAAGGATCGCCATATTTTCCGTTTATTATCTCATAAcagtaaaaaattatatcttAATAGACAagtaattaaaataatacagtattatataaaaaaaaaaaagaaaaatatattatatataaaaatttgtgaaataatatatatatatatatatagaatataatttattcaaGGAATAtgcttttttaatatacatatatattattatcatatgttataattttttttttttttttttttttaagcatTTTTATGATAGCGTCATCAATTGTAGgaagtatatttattttcgtTATACGATATATCATAGAAATTCAGAGAAGATTAGCTTTTCACAGTTggaataaacaaataaagcAAATTAATACGTTAAAAAGTAATTTGAAAGAACAGAAAGAAAAATTGTCACTCACTAATATTGAAGAAATTTTCAATCTTATTAATGATGTAggttttaaataaataaatatatatatatatatatttttattttgttcattttgtctattttattaatttcattCTTTTATTCTTAGTGCATAGGTAATTACTATAACACAAATGAACAccttgaagaaaaaaatatatctgttgtaaataatttgaaaaaaattctaACCATATTAAAAGAAGACAATTTATTTTCACCGGATAGcaaatttataaatagaaAAGTGGGAAAAATTattgacaaaaaaaaaatatatacatatgcacatatatatatatatatatatatatatatataataagtaaaaaaataaataacatttGTACTAAATATTTTGTGTCGTATACTCTTACTCACATttagttatatttataatatataaaatgtttacatttattttttatttttatttttttttttttagaagtacaatcatatatatgcatatattatGGATGTGAAGAGGAATAAAAACCTGtcagaaaatgaagaagcaTCCAAAGATGTAACAGAAGAGTTTAAAGAAGAATCTGAAACAGAATCGTTGATGGAATCTATATCAGAGGCAAGATCAAAAACTAAAATGGATGAAAAATCAAAAATGTATtctaaaaatgatgaatttAAAGTTGAAAATGAAATGGACATGAGTTTGGTACATATTacaaatgaacaaaaaaaaaaatatacatgcatatatatatatatatatatatatatatatatatatatatttatatatatatttaatttttccatATAGAAATGTGACAATATAAATTTGGATATTTGGAATACGTCCTTTttgaataatgaaatattaaatgaagatatttttattcatataggacataaattattaaaaatgtattatacaaaaaatcataatattCCAAATGAAAccttatattcattattatatgaaatgaaaaatgGTTATAACAATGTGCCATATCATAATTCGATCCACGCAGCTATGGTGAGAATAAtggatttatatatgtatttttatatacaggGAATAAAACTGTAAAagggaaaaatatatacatatatatatataaacacatgtcatatatttatttacttgTATAGGTTACCCAACATTGTAACATTTTAGTAAGTAATTTAAACACAGCCAATATTCTTAGAGATAACGAATTAGGTGCATTTTTTATTGCCTCTTTAGGTCATGATATAGGACATTTTGGTAGaactaatatatttttaaaaaattgttGCAACTTTTTaagcataatatataatgataagtCTATATTAGAGAATTATCATTgctcttatttatttaatattttattaaaagatgaaaataatatttttaaaaatgaagatcCGAAATGTTTACTAACACTTAGACAACAAATTATAGAATTAATACTAGCAACAGATATGAGCaaacacataaaaatattagcTCAATTTCGTATAAAatctattaaaataaaatcatatattgaaaaaaatattatcttatgtttaaaaatgataataaaagcAGCTGACTTATCACATAATTGTGTTGATTGGAGTGAACATTATCAATGGGTAAAAAGATTAGTAAATGAATTTTATTATGAAGGTGATGAATTATTTCAAATGGGTTATCAAATAAATCCATTATTTGATAGAAATtgtcataataattttatacaaATACAAAGAACATTCTTAAAAGAATTAGTCTATCCTCTTATCATATCACTTAAAACTCTAGATAATACATCTATTACACAagatatgataaataatgtTAAAAGGAATTATTCCAAATGGacaaaaattgaaaaatgtgaaatcaaaaaaaaaaaatatttaaatgaacttttatgtaatataccAGATAATTGGGCTCGTCTATATTATCCCAACTTGAATATTTAcaaaacacaaaaaaaaaataataaataaataaatatatatatatatatatatatatataataaataataaaaaataatatataaaaaaaaaaaaaaaacatacgTCTAAATtacttattataattatgttaATATAACTCTATACTTACATTTGTAACAAGTCATTTActtattttgttcatataataaatatatatttaaaaaaaaaaaaaaatacagacttattaaaattatgaggtataataaattattatacgTTCATAATTATTTGGTAACATATGCTTaactataatataattttatgggACTATATCAtaagaaattatatgaacGCATAATaagacatataaataaatataaattatagtTTACTCATATAACTTacttatttaaaataaagtCAATACaaaactttttaaaaatatatatataatatatatttataacaaaataattatattaagaacgtgtaataatttatataaaattcttggtaataatagaaaaaaaaaaaaaaacaaaaaaactaTTTCGTTCAAAggtaataagaaaaatttttaaaattagtATATctctatataatttatgtttTCCTTTGtatccttttattttaatataaaaaattaaacagttcaatatatatataatatatgtataatattttttaatttatttatatttatatttcttttttttttaaattaaaatatttcaaaagaataatatgtataatcatatatattatattattatatacactgagcaaaattttttaacatatataatattataaaagtacatatattttttctttcttttacggttaaataatatgtcatatatatatatatatatataagcaaattttatcatacatattttaattcaataaataataaagtacAAAAAGAACTTCTTACAATTTAAGGAAATTATAAtggttaaaaaataataaaaataaaatcatccCTATTTTATAAGTTTTCAAGTTTATTCTCATTTCTtcctatttttataaaaacttattaaagaaatagcaaaaatatatgtatatatatatataaactaatttaatattaagtTGAAAATATAGTAAAAATTTTGAATTGACACAATTttaatcatatatttattataataataaataaaaataatttttttcattttatttgatatttataaaaacaataatattataaaaataatatatatatatatgtatataatattatatatatataattataataatatataataaattataaaaatgttttaaaaacaaTGGAAGAGAACTCATATTTTGAGGCAGTAGAAAAGCTTTTTGAAATTAAAGATTCAAAAGAAGATAAGATAAATGGAACAAGTAGTAATAAGGATGAATtaattgaaaataaagaattaaataatgatgactTGAATCATAATAcatgtgataataataaaaaaacaacaaaCAAAAGAGAAGTCAAAAGGAAAAGTAAAATTATCAATGATAAGAAAATGgataatgaaaagaaaaatacgaaaaggaaaaaaaaaacaaatggtGATGTCGATATAGATGAAAGtattgatgaaaatattgatGAAAATACTGATGAAGATgttgatgaaaatattgataaaaataaagtagATGAATCGAAAGAAGAGTCTGATGTATCAGACgataatattaacaataggaaatctaaaaatataaaaaattctaTAAGAAGTAAGacaagtaataataaaaaaaatgcagaagaagatgataataatattgattgtaataataattcgcaagaaaatgaagaagagcATAAGGAAAAACTTTCAGAAAATAAAGACAATAAGAAGGAGGGGAAACATACAAATTCCtctaaaattaaaaaaagagatCATACGAATAGTGATGAAGATGAtactaataatgataatacatCATCAGAGGAAGAAAGGACTAAAAGAcgaaaaaagaaacataaaaatgataaaaaaaatgaaaataggGTAGTAGACTATTCGTCATCATCTGCTTCCTCCTCTGAGGTTTCAAATGAATATAGCTCAAGTGATGAAGAAAGAGctcataaaaaaagaaaaataagtAAAGTAAACCGATCTAGGAGAATTTCCAGATCATCTAGTGAAAGTAATTCAAGTACTGACAATGATAAGCATCGTAGTTCAAGAAGTAGTGAAGAAAAAATGTACTCCAAATATGATAagatgaaaagaaaagataGAGAAAGGGAAAGAGATAGAGATAGAGATAGGGAAAGAGATAGAGATCGAGAAAGAGATAGAGATCGAGAAAGAGATAGAGACCATGACAGATATAGAGATAGAGATC
This region of Plasmodium sp. gorilla clade G2 genome assembly, chromosome: 13 genomic DNA includes:
- a CDS encoding phosphodiesterase gamma, putative, coding for MLHSNNSSLYKKRDMVKNVFSLFSFTSNVDDKAIKLWPLKFSEKEEESLYIIKICHNIYKKRFFLLISHLISLIFMYSICLIVAKINELFSKLKLTFIFLHIFVVINILFILMLHYTHYVEKLRMWRGKLFVLHSICIFLLWCSWLFILFNDVKDYLPIVVNVNKFLYATYTHNKINIIFCFFAYVPIFYLITIIPCRICYSFTFDLLFFILRIAIFSVYYLITVKNYILIDNIFMIASSIVGSIFIFVIRYIIEIQRRLAFHSWNKQIKQINTLKSNLKEQKEKLSLTNIEEIFNLINDCIGNYYNTNEHLEEKNISVVNNLKKILTILKEDNLFSPDSKFINRKKYNHIYAYIMDVKRNKNLSENEEASKDVTEEFKEESETESLMESISEARSKTKMDEKSKMYSKNDEFKVENEMDMSLKCDNINLDIWNTSFLNNEILNEDIFIHIGHKLLKMYYTKNHNIPNETLYSLLYEMKNGYNNVPYHNSIHAAMVTQHCNILVSNLNTANILRDNELGAFFIASLGHDIGHFGRTNIFLKNCCNFLSIIYNDKSILENYHCSYLFNILLKDENNIFKNEDPKCLLTLRQQIIELILATDMSKHIKILAQFRIKSIKIKSYIEKNIILCLKMIIKAADLSHNCVDWSEHYQWVKRLVNEFYYEGDELFQMGYQINPLFDRNCHNNFIQIQRTFLKELVYPLIISLKTLDNTSITQDMINNVKRNYSKWTKIEKCEIKKKKYLNELLCNIPDNWARLYYPNLNIYKTQKKNNK